One window of Manihot esculenta cultivar AM560-2 chromosome 17, M.esculenta_v8, whole genome shotgun sequence genomic DNA carries:
- the LOC110605550 gene encoding cytochrome P450 94B3, producing MATSIFLFTCHCISSVLLYIPFLYILNVILCKFRQVSGHGPPTYPIIGCLISFYKNQNRLLDWYTELLAKSATNTIVVERLGARRTIVTANPENVKYMLKTNFNNFPKGKPFTEILGDFLGYGIFNVDGELWHIQRKLASHEFTAKSLREFFMMTLEEEVDKGLLPVLESLEETGEVVDLQELLRRLAFNMICKVSLGIDRCCLDPSLPVSPLARAFDMASEICARRGAAPLFVVWKMKRWLGIGSEKRLKEAVEQVHQYVEEIIVNREKMIVKGSENQAEDLLSRLILAGHEEKVIRDMMISFIMAGRDTTSAAMTWLFWLLSCHPDVEEEVVKEIQFTKETKLDYESLKELRILKACLCESMRLYPPVAWDSKHAVVDDLLPDNTPVRSGDRVTYFPYGMGRMEALWGKNRLEFKPERWFLEPEKRSSLKKMCAYKYPIFQAGPRVCLGKEMAFIQMKYVVASILRQYEIRPVKSEQPPIFVPRLTAHMAGGLKVVIRKR from the coding sequence ATGGCAACTTCCATTTTCCTATTTACATGCCACTGCATATCCTCCGTTTTGCTATATATCCCTTTCCTCTACATTCTCAACGTAATTTTATGCAAATTCCGGCAAGTTTCCGGCCACGGACCGCCTACCTATCCCATAATTGGATGCCTGATTTCATTCTACAAAAACCAGAATCGTCTTCTAGATTGGTATACTGAGCTGCTTGCAAAATCAGCAACCAACACCATTGTTGTGGAACGGCTTGGAGCACGCAGAACTATTGTTACTGCTAACCCGGAGAACGTTAAATATATGCTCAAAACCAACTTTAATAATTTCCCCAAGGGCAAACCTTTCACTGAGATTCTTGGAGATTTTCTCGGCTATGGCATATTCAATGTTGATGGGGAGCTTTGGCACATACAACGCAAGTTGGCTAGCCATGAATTCACAGCTAAATCTCTGCGAGAGTTCTTCATGATGACATTAGAAGAAGAAGTAGATAAAGGGTTGTTGCCGGTTTTGGAGTCACTAGAAGAAACAGGAGAGGTGGTAGACTTGCAAGAATTGTTGAGACGGCTCGCATTTAATATGATTTGTAAGGTTTCGTTGGGGATTGATCGGTGTTGCTTAGATCCTTCTCTGCCTGTTTCTCCTCTTGCAAGAGCTTTTGACATGGCGTCGGAGATATGCGCGAGGCGAGGAGCTGCTCCTTTATTTGTAGTCTGGAAGATGAAGAGATGGCTTGGGATTGGATCTGAGAAAAGGCTTAAAGAAGCAGTTGAACAAGTCCATCAATATGTGGAAGAGATTATTGTTAATAGAGAGAAGATGATAGTTAAAGGATCAGAAAATCAGGCTGAAGATCTTCTCTCTCGGCTCATATTGGCTGGCCATGAAGAGAAGGTGATAAGAGACATGATGATAAGTTTCATCATGGCAGGGAGAGACACCACTTCAGCAGCAATGACATGGCTCTTCTGGCTGCTCTCTTGTCACCCAGATGTAGAAGAAGAGGTAGTGAAAGAGATACAATTTACTAAAGAAACAAAGCTAGATTACGAGTCGTTGAAGGAGTTGAGAATCTTGAAGGCGTGTCTCTGTGAATCAATGAGGCTCTACCCACCAGTAGCCTGGGACTCAAAGCACGCCGTTGTCGACGATTTGTTGCCGGACAATACTCCCGTCCGGTCAGGAGACAGGGTGACTTACTTCCCTTATGGGATGGGGAGAATGGAAGCACTGTGGGGCAAGAATCGGCTAGAATTCAAACCAGAGAGATGGTTTCTTGAACCAGAAAAGAGAAGCTCACTGAAGAAGATGTGTGCTTATAAATATCCAATCTTTCAGGCAGGACCAAGGGTGTGCCTTGGGAAGGAGATGGCTTTCATCCAGATGAAGTACGTGGTGGCTTCGATTCTCAGGCAGTACGAAATAAGACCAGTAAAATCAGAGCAGCCACCGATCTTTGTGCCACGGTTAACGGCTCACATGGCCGGCGGCCTGAAGGTTGTAATTAGAAAGAGATAA
- the LOC110604732 gene encoding F-box/kelch-repeat protein At3g27150, which yields MSKGKDQGGEDAGMLGEDPGNSFWIISNSLQPKKLGACQSNGKEDDREYVCGSDNNPRKKRMLEESGNSFRFACNQPPATAIACETNRAEDRVDGFTSVEPQDADYSEVPQLNDEIENQILARVPRSESWKFPLVNKRIFALMKSGELFKIRRELGVRESSVFIFTTGDSGWWAFDRQFTSRRKLPDLPADSCFSSGDRESVCAGTHMIISGREIDGVVVWRYELETNSWRRGPSMIESRCLFASASCGPFAFVAGGVTETGAILNSAEKYNSDTKTWESLPMMQEKRRLSSGCYMDNKFYVIGGRNEEGRCLTCGEAYDEDKKTWELIPDMLEDTPVATFHSPPLVAVVNNELYSLETSSNVLKVYSKRSRTWRKLGPVPVRADSSRGWGVAFKSLGNELLVIGSSKSVSYSGDSMAIYTCSPDAEAEELQWRPLECGGRNRLSNFILNCSVMVA from the coding sequence ATGTCCAAAGGGAAAGATCAAGGAGGTGAAGATGCAGGGATGCTTGGTGAGGATCCTGGCAATAGCTTTTGGATTATTTCTAACAGTCTCCAGCCAAAAAAGCTTGGTGCTTGCCAATCTAATGGCAAGGAAGATGACCGAGAATATGTGTGTGGAAGTGATAATAATCCTCGCAAGAAACGGATGCTCGAGGAATCTGGTAATAGCTTCAGGTTTGCTTGCAATCAGCCACCTGCAACTGCCATTGCCTGTGAAACCAATAGAGCAGAAGACAGGGTCGATGGTTTCACAAGTGTAGAACCTCAGGATGCAGATTACTCCGAAGTTCCACAGCTTAATGATGAGATAGAGAATCAGATTTTGGCAAGAGTTCCAAGATCAGAATCCTGGAAATTTCCTTTGGTGAACAAGAGAATATTCGCTCTTATGAAGAGTGGAGAGCTCTTTAAGATCAGAAGGGAACTTGGGGTCAGAGAATCatctgtttttattttcacaactGGAGACAGTGGTTGGTGGGCATTTGATCGACAATTCACTTCCCGTAGAAAGCTTCCAGACTTGCCAGCAGACTCCTGTTTTTCTTCAGGAGACAGAGAATCAGTTTGTGCAGGGACTCATATGATCATTTCAGGCAGGGAAATAGATGGTGTTGTAGTTTGGAGGTATGAATTAGAAACAAATAGCTGGAGAAGGGGTCCTTCAATGATCGAATCCAGGTGTCTGTTTGCTTCAGCTTCCTGCGGTCCCTTTGCTTTCGTAGCTGGTGGAGTAACAGAGACCGGTGCAATTCTAAATTCTGCTGAGAAATACAATTCCGACACTAAGACATGGGAATCTCTCCCAATGATGCAGGAGAAAAGGAGGCTCAGCTCTGGATGCTACATGGACAACAAGTTTTACGTTATCGGCGGCCGAAATGAGGAGGGAAGATGTCTTACTTGTGGAGAAGCTTACGATGAGGATAAAAAGACATGGGAACTCATCCCAGACATGTTGGAGGACACTCCTGTTGCCACTTTTCATTCTCCACCACTTGTTGCTGTTGTGAATAATGAGCTATACTCGCTAGAGACTTCATCAAATGTGCTGAAAGTGTATTCAAAAAGGAGCAGAACATGGAGGAAATTGGGACCCGTCCCAGTAAGAGCTGATTCTTCGAGAGGATGGGGGGTGGCCTTCAAGTCTCTGGGCAATGAGCTACTTGTAATAGGTTCATCAAAATCTGTCTCTTATTCAGGAGATAGCATGGCCATATACACATGTTCTCCAGATGCTGAAGCTGAGGAATTGCAATGGAGGCCTCTTGAGTGTGGCGGCAGAAACAGACTGAGCAATTTTATATTGAACTGTTCTGTAATGGTAGCTTGA